TGTCGTGATTGCGTTCCGGTTTTCTTGTTTTATTGGACAATCCCTCAAGGCCCGACTAACGGCACGACAGGCTTTTGTATTTATATTTTAGATAAACTTTAAGCTTAAAGACCATAAAGAAGCCGTTTTGCAGAAGGGATGCGGCCTTTATTCCGGACTTGGGGTACCCGCTGCTTGAATCTTGCGTGAAAAATTTTACTGTCCGACGTCAGGAGTTTAAAATTTTTAGCAAGTGAAAGCATAGCGGGTCAAGGAGGAATTCAGCCGCAATTTTTTTGTTAACCCTTTTTTTCTAAAAAAAAGTTAGAAAGGTTTATAAATGGGAAATTTATAATGTCAACGGATTTATGCAGTTTCAAAACTTTCCATTGGAGGACAAACACAAAACAAATTCCTGTCACCGTATGTATTGCTGACCCTGCCAATAGGTACCCAAAACTTCTTTGACTTTAGCCAGACTTTCGGATAAACTGCCTGTTCTCTTGTGTAAGGGTGTCCCCAGGAATCAGAAGTTGCATGATTAGCTGTATGAGGTGCATTTTTTAACACATTATCAACCTTATCAGCTTTCCCGCTTATCACCTCTTCTATTTCTTCCCGAATACTTATCATTGCGTCACAAAAGCGATCCAGTTCATCTTTATCTTCACTTTCTGTAGGCTCAATCATCATAGTACCCGGTACCGGAAAAGAAACAGTGGGAGCATGAAAACTATAATCTATCAAACGCTTTGCAACATCTTCAACTTCTATATTTCCATCTCTTTTAAACCCTCTTAAATCAATAATTAACTCGTGGGCAGCTCTGCCTTTTTCACCGGTGTATAAAATTTCATAATAAGGTTCTAAGCGAGTCTTAATATAATTTGCATTTAAAATTGCCATTTCTGTTGACTTGCGCATACCTTCAGCTCCTAATAGTCGAATGTAAGCATAAGATATTAACAAAATTGAAGCACTGCCAAAAGGAGCGGCAGAAACAGCCGGAATTGCTTTTTCACCACCGGTTTTTAAAAGCTTATGCCCCGGTAAATACGGTGCTAAATGAGCTGCAACACAAATTGGACCCATACCCGGACCTCCCCCGCCATGAGGAATACTAAAGGTCTTGTGTAAATTCAAATGACAAACATCCGCACCAATTTTTGCCGGACTGGTCAAACCAACCTGAGCATTCATATTTGCTCCATCCATATAAACCTGTCCGCCGTATTGATGAATTATTTCACAAATTTCCTGAACTGCTGACTCAAACACACCATGCGTCGAAGGGTAGGTTATCATCAGAGCAGCCAGTTCATCTTTATATTTTTCTGATTTTTGTTTTAAATCTTCAACATCAATATTGCCATAATTATCACATTTTACTACAACGACTTTGAACCCTGCCATAACAGCACTTGCCGGATTCGTTCCGTGTGCAGATGAAGGAATTAAAACAACTTTACGCTGTTTCTCACCTTTATCATGTAAATAAGCTCTAATCACCATCAAACCCGCATATTCACCCTGAGCTCCACTGTTTGGCTGTAGTGAAGTTGCACTAAAACCGGTGATAATATTCAAATATTCCTCAAGTTCTTTTACAATTTCAGTATATGCCTGCGCCTGCTCAGTTGGTGCAAAAGGATGCAAAGCTCCAAATTCCGGCCAGCTGACTGCCTGCAATTGTACTGCAGCATTTAATTTCATAGTACAACTACCTAAGGGAATCATAGATGTTGTAAGTGATAAATCTTTATTTTCCAAAGATTTTAAATAACGCATCATCTTGGTCTCAGTATGATACATTTGAAAAACAGGATGCTGTAAAAAGCTTTTTTTCCGAACAAGCTTCTCTTCAAGTATTACAGGATAATGCTCAGTTAATCCGATATCTTTGAAGCTTTTACTTTTTGCCTGATAAAAAACCTCACATATTTCAATCAAATCTTCTTCCAGTGTGGTTTCATCTAAGGCAATTCCTATTCTGTTTCTTTCTCGGTCGTAATTAAAGTTAATTTCTTTTTTTAAGGCTATACGCTCAATAGAATCCATCAAATCTTTATCTTCTGAAGTATCTATGGATATTGTATCAAAATATTGAGAATTGAGCTGCTTATAACCGGCTTTTTCCAGTAAAGTCTGCAATTTAACCGATTTTTTATGAATTGACTCTGCTATATTGTACAAACCAACCGGACCATGATAAACGGCATAAGCTCCTGCCATTATAGCCAAAAGTGCCTGTGCAGTACAAATATTACTGGTGGCTTTATCTCTTTTTATATGTTGTTCACGGGTTTGAAGAGTCATACGGTAACATTTATTACCGTGAGCATCAAGTGAAACCCCTATTATTCTACCGGGTACTGAGCGGACATATTCTTCTTTTGTTGCAAAAAAAGCAGCATGAGGACCACCATATCCCATAGGTACGCCAAAACGCTGTGTATTACCAACTACCACATCTGCACCCCACTCACCGGGAGGAGTAATCATAGTCAAACTCAATAAATCTACTGCCATGACAACAACTAAACCCTTTTCCTTCATTGCAGAAATTTGCCGGCTGTAGTCATGCACCGCACCGTCAATATCGGGATTCTGAATAAAAACACCAAAGAAACCATCCTCATCCCTGAAGTTTTTAGGATCACCATAAACAATTTCTATTCCGAGTGGCTCAGCTCTCAATTCTAAAATATCTCTGGTTTGCTTGTAAGCATTTTTATCAACAAAAAACTTTGTATCCGGATTCTTTTTTCCTTTATTTCCTACTTCATAAGCCAATGACATTCCTTCAGCTACTGATGTTCCTTCGTCTAGTAAAGAAGCATTTGAAAGCTCCATACCGGTCAATTCAGAAACCATCGTCTGAAAATTCAGCAACGCCTCTAATCTACCTTGTGAAATTTCAGCCTGATAAGGAGTGTACTGAGTGTACCATCCCGGATTTTCAAATATATTTCTTTGTATGACCGGGGGCGTAAATGTATTGTTGTATCCAAGACCAATATAACTTCTGAAAACTTTATTCTTAGAAGCTTTCTTCTTTAACATGCGCACATATTCATACTCACTTATTGCTTTGGGACCCGAAAGTGATTTGTCAAGTCGTATTGATTTCGGGATTGTTTCATCAATTAACTGCTCAATTGAATCGGCACCGATTATTTTTAACATGTCTTCTTTCTGATCCTTGTCCGGACCTATATGTCTGATGTCAAATGACCCTGTGTTCTCTCTGTTCATTTTCAATTTTTTTGCAAATTTAAGACTATTGTAAGGACTATTTAAGCTATAATTTAAAATTATTTTTCTCTTAAATAATCGCCATTATAAAAACCCTAAGCTATCTTTATTGTTTAAAGATTTTTGAATTGACAACTACATTAATTGAATAATGGTAAGTAAAATCAGGAATTACAAAAAAAATTACTGCAATTCAAACGAAAAATAACTAAAAGACGTTTTAGATTTGTGAATAATAAAAATGCCCTTTTTACGATTTAACATCCGGTACATTTTTAGATTTAAACTTGGCTTTAGCTTAAAAGATTGAACTAACGAAACAAATAATTTTATGAAAAAGAACTTTCTACATTGGTTTTTTTTAATTGCCTTCCTCGCCGTTTCCCTTCCGGCATTTTCAACAGGAATTAAAATTCAATTTACTGTTGATGGCTTTAAGGATACAACTGCTTTGATTGCCTATCATTTCACTGATAAGCAATATGTCAGTGATACGGTAAAAATTGATAGCAGAGGTCGCTTTGTCTTCGAAAGAGATACAATGCTGCAAGGAGGTATATATATGGCGGTTATGCCCGATCAGCGGTATTTTGAGTTTTTAATTAATGGGACAGAAACAAACTTCAGTTTAGAAACCAGCAAAAGTGATTACATTAAAAATATGAAAGTAAGAGGCTCAAAAGAAAATCAGGCTTTTTACGAGTATTTAAAATATATTACTCCCAAAGGACGGGAAGTTGAACAAAGAAGGCGTAGGATGGCTAATGCAGACAGTGAAGAAAAGATAGATGAAATACGCGCAGAAATACAGTCCATAGAGAAAAGTGTAAGAGATTACAGAAGGGATGTTGCAAAAAAGCACAATGGGACATTTTTATCAAATCTTTTAAATGCAATGGAAGAACCGGAAATTCCTGAGGTTCCGGAGGGTGAAGATCCCCAAATGTTTCGTTATCAGTATTATAAAACTCACTTTTTTGACAAAGTAGATTTCAGTGATTCCAGATTGTTAAGAACGCCTATTTTCCATAGCAAAATTGTTCAATATATTGAAAGATTAACCCCTCAGCACCCTGATTCACTGATACAAACAGCTGATTATCTGGTGGAAAAAGCAAGAGCAAACAAAGATATTTTCAGACATGTAGTTGTACATATAACCAGCACCTTTGAAAGGCATAAAATCATGGGTATGGATGCCGTATTCGTCCACATGGTTGAAAATTATTACTCCGGTGATCAGGCTTTTTGGATGGATGAAGCCCGTCTATTGAGGATAAGAGATAGAGCGAGCACTTTAAAACCATTATTAATTGGTAAAAAAGCCCAAAATATCCGACTGCAGGACACAAATGGTAATTGGCATTCCCTATTAGATGTAGATGCAGATTATACCGTATTATACTTTTGGGATCCGGATTGTGGGCATTGTCGCCGTTCAACGCCTAAGTTGAAAACAATGTATGACGAGTTGAATGAAGATGGTGTTGAAATTTTTGCCGTTACTACTGAAAGAGAGCTGGAAAAATGGAAGAATTATGTTGATGAGCATAATTTAAACTGGATAAATGTAGCTGATCCCGATTTTAGAAGTAATTTCAGAAATCATTATGATATTAATGCAACACCGGTTGTCTTTCTTTTAGACGAAAACAAAAAAATTATTGCTAAAAATTTAGGTGTTGAACAACTGCATGAATATCTAAAAAGGCTGATTGCCGATAAACAGCAATAATATTAAATTCATTTTTGGTTGAACTTTCATTGACGATAGTTAAGTGACTATTAAATTTATTATTAATTTTGTCTTTTAATAAAAAAAGAAATTCATCCGCAAAACACGAAAACAAATGATTAATAATAAGAATAAATCAGCGCTGATACTAATTTTTGGATTTATTTTCATTGGTACATTTCTCCGCTTACTTCCAACACCACCTAATTTTGCTCCTATTGGAGCTTTGGCACTCCTCGGAGGAGCATTCTTGTCAAATAAAAGGTTAGCTATTTTATTACCATTAGGTGCTTTATTTTTGAGCGATTTAATCTTTCAATTGACTTTTATGGCAGGAATTCAACCTATCAAAGGATTCTACGGTATGATGCCTTTTGTGTATTTATCTTTTATATTTATAGTTTTAGCCGGTAGAAGTATTCTTAAAAAAGTATCATTCAGCAGATTAGTAGGTGGTGGACTCGCAGCCTCTATTATATTTTTCACTGTTTCAAACTTTGGAGTTTGGCTTACCGGCTTTTATACCTATTCCTTAGCCGGATTAGGTGCTTCTTATGCTGCTGCAATCCCTTTCTTTCACTATAATGTATTAGGTGATTTAAGCTTTACTTTTGTTTTGTTTGGAGCATTTTATATGATAAAAAGCTATCACCCTGCTTTCCAAAAAGTAACCTCATAGGAAGTTTTATTAATGTTAATTGATAATCCGCTTACACTAATTATAGCTGCTATCATCTTATTCAGCTATGCTTTTTCCAGATATCTCGAATACCTGAACAATACTTGTCGTGAAACTAAACCACCTCAAAATGTTAAAGGTGTTTACTCCCGTGATGAATATGAAAAATCACAAGCTTATGAAAAAGAAACCGGTCGGTTTGCCTTTATAACTTCCAGTTTTAGTACGATTATTGTTTTAACTTTTCTGATGTTTGGTGGCTTTGGCCTGCTAGACGATTTTGTGAGAAATTATACCGGCCATCCTATAACGATTGCTCTTTTATTTTTTGGAATTTTAAGTACAGTAAGTTTTTTTATTAATTTACCTTTTACTATTTACGAAACTTTCAAAATTGAAGAAAAGTATGGCTTCAACAAGACCACTCCCCGTACTTTTGTGATTGATATTCTAAAATCAGGAGTAATTAGTGCCCTTTTAGGTGGCTTTTTATTAGCACTTCTCATACTACTTTTAGAAAATGCAGGAGCTTGGTTTTGGCTTTTTGCATGGATTTCTGTAACTGTCATTTCACTATTCATTTCTAATTTTTATACAAGTCTTTTATTGCCGCTTTTCAATAAATTAACACCTCTGGAAGATGGCGAATTAAAAGAAAAAATTGAAGCTCTTTCCCAAAAAGTAGATTTTCCTCTTACTCAAATCTATATAATGGACGGTTCTAAACGCTCATCTAAAGCAAATGCTTTTTTTAGTGGTATGGGGAAAAAGAAAAAAATAGTTTTATTTGACACATTAATTGAAAAGCTTGAAGTGGATGAGATTATAGCTGTATTAGCTCATGAAATTGGACATTATAAGAAGAAACATATTATCAAAAACCTGATTTCCGGTGCTGTAAATCTACTGCTGCTATTTGTATTGCTCGGATGGGCAGTTGAGTCAACCTTACTTCCGGAAGCTTTAGGGGCAAAGCATACTGAGTATAACATTCATTTATCTCTTATTGCTTTTAGTTTTTTATACACACCACTTTCAATTATTACCGGCATTTTCAGTAATGTACTCTCCCGTAAAATGGAATTTGAAGCAGACAGTTATGCTGTAAGCATTTTCAAAAAATCTCCCATGATTACAGCATTAAAAAAGCTGAGCAAAGATCATTTAGCTAATCTGACGCCTCATCCGTCTTACGTTTATATTTATTATTCGCATCCTCCACTTAGCAGTCGTATAGATAATATTGAAAAAACTCAATCACCTTAGATTAAAAAAGTTGAGATTTTAAGAGTGATTTTAGTTTTATTAAATTAAATTTGTCGTTTTCACAGCAAAATCATGGGTAACTATATTATTTTAAAAATGTGTTATCTATTGAATAAAAAGCAATTACATTAAAGTTTAAGTCGGAAATTAATGAAGATTATATCAGAAAATAACCCTTACTATAAATCACTGGAAGCAAAAGTTCGTTGTGAAAAAAATGTTTTCATTGCACATAATGCAGTTGTTATTGGTGACATTCAGCTTGATGAACATGTTTCTATTTGGTATAATGCTGTTTTAAGAGCAGACTTTGACAAAATCCACATAGGAGAAAGTACAAATATACAGGAAGGTGTTTTAATACATGTAGATCCCGGCAAACCGGTAACAATAGGAAAAGAAAACATAGTTGGTCATGGAGCTATGATTCATGGAT
This sequence is a window from Chitinophagaceae bacterium. Protein-coding genes within it:
- the gcvP gene encoding glycine dehydrogenase (aminomethyl-transferring) → MNRENTGSFDIRHIGPDKDQKEDMLKIIGADSIEQLIDETIPKSIRLDKSLSGPKAISEYEYVRMLKKKASKNKVFRSYIGLGYNNTFTPPVIQRNIFENPGWYTQYTPYQAEISQGRLEALLNFQTMVSELTGMELSNASLLDEGTSVAEGMSLAYEVGNKGKKNPDTKFFVDKNAYKQTRDILELRAEPLGIEIVYGDPKNFRDEDGFFGVFIQNPDIDGAVHDYSRQISAMKEKGLVVVMAVDLLSLTMITPPGEWGADVVVGNTQRFGVPMGYGGPHAAFFATKEEYVRSVPGRIIGVSLDAHGNKCYRMTLQTREQHIKRDKATSNICTAQALLAIMAGAYAVYHGPVGLYNIAESIHKKSVKLQTLLEKAGYKQLNSQYFDTISIDTSEDKDLMDSIERIALKKEINFNYDRERNRIGIALDETTLEEDLIEICEVFYQAKSKSFKDIGLTEHYPVILEEKLVRKKSFLQHPVFQMYHTETKMMRYLKSLENKDLSLTTSMIPLGSCTMKLNAAVQLQAVSWPEFGALHPFAPTEQAQAYTEIVKELEEYLNIITGFSATSLQPNSGAQGEYAGLMVIRAYLHDKGEKQRKVVLIPSSAHGTNPASAVMAGFKVVVVKCDNYGNIDVEDLKQKSEKYKDELAALMITYPSTHGVFESAVQEICEIIHQYGGQVYMDGANMNAQVGLTSPAKIGADVCHLNLHKTFSIPHGGGGPGMGPICVAAHLAPYLPGHKLLKTGGEKAIPAVSAAPFGSASILLISYAYIRLLGAEGMRKSTEMAILNANYIKTRLEPYYEILYTGEKGRAAHELIIDLRGFKRDGNIEVEDVAKRLIDYSFHAPTVSFPVPGTMMIEPTESEDKDELDRFCDAMISIREEIEEVISGKADKVDNVLKNAPHTANHATSDSWGHPYTREQAVYPKVWLKSKKFWVPIGRVSNTYGDRNLFCVCPPMESFETA
- a CDS encoding M48 family peptidase, whose product is MLIDNPLTLIIAAIILFSYAFSRYLEYLNNTCRETKPPQNVKGVYSRDEYEKSQAYEKETGRFAFITSSFSTIIVLTFLMFGGFGLLDDFVRNYTGHPITIALLFFGILSTVSFFINLPFTIYETFKIEEKYGFNKTTPRTFVIDILKSGVISALLGGFLLALLILLLENAGAWFWLFAWISVTVISLFISNFYTSLLLPLFNKLTPLEDGELKEKIEALSQKVDFPLTQIYIMDGSKRSSKANAFFSGMGKKKKIVLFDTLIEKLEVDEIIAVLAHEIGHYKKKHIIKNLISGAVNLLLLFVLLGWAVESTLLPEALGAKHTEYNIHLSLIAFSFLYTPLSIITGIFSNVLSRKMEFEADSYAVSIFKKSPMITALKKLSKDHLANLTPHPSYVYIYYSHPPLSSRIDNIEKTQSP
- a CDS encoding DUF5106 domain-containing protein, producing the protein MKKNFLHWFFLIAFLAVSLPAFSTGIKIQFTVDGFKDTTALIAYHFTDKQYVSDTVKIDSRGRFVFERDTMLQGGIYMAVMPDQRYFEFLINGTETNFSLETSKSDYIKNMKVRGSKENQAFYEYLKYITPKGREVEQRRRRMANADSEEKIDEIRAEIQSIEKSVRDYRRDVAKKHNGTFLSNLLNAMEEPEIPEVPEGEDPQMFRYQYYKTHFFDKVDFSDSRLLRTPIFHSKIVQYIERLTPQHPDSLIQTADYLVEKARANKDIFRHVVVHITSTFERHKIMGMDAVFVHMVENYYSGDQAFWMDEARLLRIRDRASTLKPLLIGKKAQNIRLQDTNGNWHSLLDVDADYTVLYFWDPDCGHCRRSTPKLKTMYDELNEDGVEIFAVTTERELEKWKNYVDEHNLNWINVADPDFRSNFRNHYDINATPVVFLLDENKKIIAKNLGVEQLHEYLKRLIADKQQ
- a CDS encoding gamma carbonic anhydrase family protein, with the protein product MKIISENNPYYKSLEAKVRCEKNVFIAHNAVVIGDIQLDEHVSIWYNAVLRADFDKIHIGESTNIQEGVLIHVDPGKPVTIGKENIVGHGAMIHGCTIGDHNLIGIKSTVLNGAKIGNGCIIGAHTLITENMEIPDYSMVLGSPGKIVKTLPPEVIEKIKLGAAVYRNEALKYIEQFK